In Aquipuribacter hungaricus, the sequence GGCGGCGACGTAGTGCGGGACGTTGACGGTGAACGCCATGGCGTCGACCCCGGCCTCGCCGAGGCGCAGCTCGAGGAAGCCGCCGACGTTGCCGGGCACCCGGACCTGGCCGACCCACGCCCGGCGGCCGCGGACGAGCTCGGCCCGCGTGCCGTGGGTGATGACCCCGGCGGGGCGGGTGTGCGGGACGCCCATGGGGATGGCCGACAGCCCGACGACGAGGCGCACCCCGAGGCGGCGGACCAGGTGCAGCACCGAGCGGGCGAAGCCCTCCCAGCGGTAGTCCGGCTCCACGCCGTGCAGCAGGAGCAGGGCGTGCCCGGGGTCGTCGTGGCGACGCAGCAGCGACAGCGTGATGAACGGGGCGTCGTAGCCGGTCCAGCGGTCGGTGTCGAAGTGCATGACGGGGCGGCGGCTGCGGTGGTCGACGAGGCCGTCGGCGTCGAACTGCGCGACGTCGACGCGCTGGTGGTCGGCGAGCAGGGCCTCCACGGCACCCGACGCGGCGGACCCGGCGTCGACGAAGCCCGCCAGGTGGTGCACGAGGACGAGGTCCCGCGGCACGTCGGCGAGGTCGGCGATGCCCGGTGCGTCGACGAGCGTGTAGAGCAGGTCGCTGTCGTGCTGCGGCACAGGGGTCCTCCGGGGTGGTGCAGGGCCCGCGGCTGCGGACCGTCCGGGGACGTCAACGCCGGCGCCCCGCCAGATGATCCCGCGGCCGGCCGC encodes:
- a CDS encoding proteasome assembly chaperone family protein — its product is MPQHDSDLLYTLVDAPGIADLADVPRDLVLVHHLAGFVDAGSAASGAVEALLADHQRVDVAQFDADGLVDHRSRRPVMHFDTDRWTGYDAPFITLSLLRRHDDPGHALLLLHGVEPDYRWEGFARSVLHLVRRLGVRLVVGLSAIPMGVPHTRPAGVITHGTRAELVRGRRAWVGQVRVPGNVGGFLELRLGEAGVDAMAFTVNVPHYVAASEYPDAAAVLLEHLSQVSGVPIDVDGLKVRAVQTRADIDAEVAKSSEVSAVVTALEEQYDNLAESAGADLRNDLPDGDELGAELERFLAQNDKERGTDGTGQPGQPGQPGQPGQPGQPGQPGAGAGGSGR